From the Quercus lobata isolate SW786 chromosome 6, ValleyOak3.0 Primary Assembly, whole genome shotgun sequence genome, one window contains:
- the LOC115994299 gene encoding uncharacterized protein LOC115994299 isoform X1: protein MDKVSSDCPYPGCFFCVMKEGNPSKRRASILKFFRELPSQDDDGQVLPISGLWNTAMAHPNDQEFIDLGIFECMAALIWKGLKNRRWLAHDQNIYIPYYAAHIIGSYTMNMEEFADSAVHAGVIPPLVELLRGRLTWVEQRVAVRALGHLATYSSTFPALASHGEILELSIQLAMSSLEIVYSHFYQYVDRRLSYHCDLLTRGMGGVEMESRKAEEWASQLQCWSLQLINCFAFKPEFLSTICKPEFLIKLPGMWGGLVNENSPAGIGLLRTICHHKLGRGPVASCTGIIEALCNIARSSDDWQYMAIDCLLWLLQDPSTCHKVIDKAVPALVDLAEISALGDHKKLGDTIVSVLQECIQSQGNGRNSLSNRTKEQIEELLNSRQRLKWEKSMPKEDLHIKQAAALVVKLEGNSLFSSGNISGAASKYSEALALCPMRSKKERVVLYSNRAQCYLLLQQPLFAISDATRALCLHNPLNRHAKSLWRRAQAYDMLGLAKESLLDAILFINECSQSNDPDLSLRQNKVPDYAERLVKKQMRAAWLFREAAIKHGGVHCEGDAGDIYGRETDDSEWETASESDIGNDGRDEMGDDDDDDSEWKNEDERKDKYDKPSIKDIKHGYNVQLAEDEP from the exons ATGGATAAAGTATCATCTGACTGTCCGTATCCAGGTTGCTTCTTCTGTGTCATGAAGGAAGGAAATCCGAGCAAGCGCAGAGCAAGTATACTGAAATTCTTTAGAGAACTTCCTTCACAGGATGATGATGGTCAGGTTCTCCCAATCAGTGGTCTTTGGAATACTGCCATGGCACACCCAAATGACCAGGAGTTTATTGATTTGGGAATATTTGAATGCATGGCTGCACTCATATGGAAGGGCCTAAAAAATCGCCGTTGGCTTGCTCATGACCAAAACATATACATTCCATACTATGCAGCCCATATTATTGGATCCTACACCATGAACATGGAAGAATTTGCAGATAGTGCTGTTCATGCTGGAGTGATCCCTCCATTGGTTGAACTTCTGAGAGGGAGGTTAACTTGGGTTGAACAAAGAGTAGCAGTTCGAGCTTTAGGACACTTGGCTACATATTCCAGCACTTTTCCTGCTTTAGCAAGTCATGGTGAGATTCTGGAGCTTTCCATTCAGCTAGCAATGAGTTCCCTTGAAATAGTTTACTCACATTTTTACCAGTATGTTGATAGAAGGCTAAGTTATCACTGTGATCTGCTTACCCGTGGCATGGGTGGTGTTGAAATGGAGTCCAGAAAGGCAGAAGAATGGGCTAGTCAGTTACAGTGCTGGTCCCTTCAGCTCATCAATTGCTTTGCTTTTAAACCTGAATTTCTTTCTACTATATGCAAGCCTGAATTCTTAATAAAGCTACCAGGAATGTGGGGTGGACTTGTTAATGAAAATTCACCTGCTGGTATTGGTTTATTAAGAACAATCTGCCATCATAAGCTGGGCAGGGGACCTGTTGCTAGCTGTACTGGCATTATTGAAGCATTGTGCAATATTGCTCGATCATCAGATGATTGGCAATATATGGCTATTGATTGTCTTCTATGGTTGCTACAAGACCCAAGTACTTGTCATAAG GTTATCGATAAGGCGGTACCAGCACTTGTAGATCTTGCAGAGATATCAGCTCTAGGTGATCACAAGAAGCTTGGTGATACCATTGTATCTGTTCTTCAGGAATGCATCCAATCACAAGGGAATGGACGTAACTCTCTCAGCAACCGCACAAAAGAACAGATCGAGGAACTACTAAATTCTAGGCAGAGATTGAAATGGGAAAAGAGCATGCCAAAGGAGGATCTCCACATTAAACAGGCAGCAGCCCTAGTGGTCAAGCTTGAGGGAAATTCCCTCTTTTCATCAGGTAATATATCTGGAGCTGCATCAAAGTACTCAGAAGCATTGGCATTGTGTCCAATGagatccaagaaagaaagagtggTTTTGTACAGTAATCGAGCTCAGTGTTATCTTCTTTTGCAACAACCTTTGTTTGCCATAAGTGATGCTACACGTGCTCTTTGTCTTCACAATCCTCTTAACCGTCATGCCAAAAGTTTATGGAGAAGAGCTCAGGCATATGACATGCTGGGTTTAGCTAAAGAGAGTTTGTTAGATGCCATTCTGTTCATAAATGAGTGCTCTCAATCAAATGACCCTGATCTGTCATTGAGGCAAAATAAGGTTCCTGACTATGCTGAACGATTAGTGAAGAAGCAGATGCGTGCAGCTTGGTTATTCAGGGAGGCAGCTATCAAACATGGGGGTGTCCATTGTGAGGGTGATGCTGGTGACATCTATGGCCGAGAGACTGATGATTCCGAGTGGGAGACAGCTAGTGAAAGTGATATTGGAAATGATGGAAGAGATGAGAtgggtgatgatgatgatgatgacagtGAATGGAAGAATGAGGACGAGAGGAAAGATAAATATGATAAACCCTCGATAAAAG ACATAAAGCATGGATACAATGTGCAGCTTGCGGAGGATGAACCATGA
- the LOC115994299 gene encoding uncharacterized protein LOC115994299 isoform X2: MDKVSSDCPYPGCFFCVMKEGNPSKRRASILKFFRELPSQDDDGQVLPISGLWNTAMAHPNDQEFIDLGIFECMAALIWKGLKNRRWLAHDQNIYIPYYAAHIIGSYTMNMEEFADSAVHAGVIPPLVELLRGRLTWVEQRVAVRALGHLATYSSTFPALASHGEILELSIQLAMSSLEIVYSHFYQYVDRRLSYHCDLLTRGMGGVEMESRKAEEWASQLQCWSLQLINCFAFKPEFLSTICKPEFLIKLPGMWGGLVNENSPAGIGLLRTICHHKLGRGPVASCTGIIEALCNIARSSDDWQYMAIDCLLWLLQDPSTCHKVIDKAVPALVDLAEISALGDHKKLGDTIVSVLQECIQSQGNGRNSLSNRTKEQIEELLNSRQRLKWEKSMPKEDLHIKQAAALVVKLEGNSLFSSGNISGAASKYSEALALCPMRSKKERVVLYSNRAQCYLLLQQPLFAISDATRALCLHNPLNRHAKSLWRRAQAYDMLGLAKESLLDAILFINECSQSNDPDLSLRQNKVPDYAERLVKKQMRAAWLFREAAIKHGGVHCEGDAGDIYGRETDDSEWETASESDIGNDGRDEMGDDDDDDSEWKNEDERKDKYDKPSIKACGG; the protein is encoded by the exons ATGGATAAAGTATCATCTGACTGTCCGTATCCAGGTTGCTTCTTCTGTGTCATGAAGGAAGGAAATCCGAGCAAGCGCAGAGCAAGTATACTGAAATTCTTTAGAGAACTTCCTTCACAGGATGATGATGGTCAGGTTCTCCCAATCAGTGGTCTTTGGAATACTGCCATGGCACACCCAAATGACCAGGAGTTTATTGATTTGGGAATATTTGAATGCATGGCTGCACTCATATGGAAGGGCCTAAAAAATCGCCGTTGGCTTGCTCATGACCAAAACATATACATTCCATACTATGCAGCCCATATTATTGGATCCTACACCATGAACATGGAAGAATTTGCAGATAGTGCTGTTCATGCTGGAGTGATCCCTCCATTGGTTGAACTTCTGAGAGGGAGGTTAACTTGGGTTGAACAAAGAGTAGCAGTTCGAGCTTTAGGACACTTGGCTACATATTCCAGCACTTTTCCTGCTTTAGCAAGTCATGGTGAGATTCTGGAGCTTTCCATTCAGCTAGCAATGAGTTCCCTTGAAATAGTTTACTCACATTTTTACCAGTATGTTGATAGAAGGCTAAGTTATCACTGTGATCTGCTTACCCGTGGCATGGGTGGTGTTGAAATGGAGTCCAGAAAGGCAGAAGAATGGGCTAGTCAGTTACAGTGCTGGTCCCTTCAGCTCATCAATTGCTTTGCTTTTAAACCTGAATTTCTTTCTACTATATGCAAGCCTGAATTCTTAATAAAGCTACCAGGAATGTGGGGTGGACTTGTTAATGAAAATTCACCTGCTGGTATTGGTTTATTAAGAACAATCTGCCATCATAAGCTGGGCAGGGGACCTGTTGCTAGCTGTACTGGCATTATTGAAGCATTGTGCAATATTGCTCGATCATCAGATGATTGGCAATATATGGCTATTGATTGTCTTCTATGGTTGCTACAAGACCCAAGTACTTGTCATAAG GTTATCGATAAGGCGGTACCAGCACTTGTAGATCTTGCAGAGATATCAGCTCTAGGTGATCACAAGAAGCTTGGTGATACCATTGTATCTGTTCTTCAGGAATGCATCCAATCACAAGGGAATGGACGTAACTCTCTCAGCAACCGCACAAAAGAACAGATCGAGGAACTACTAAATTCTAGGCAGAGATTGAAATGGGAAAAGAGCATGCCAAAGGAGGATCTCCACATTAAACAGGCAGCAGCCCTAGTGGTCAAGCTTGAGGGAAATTCCCTCTTTTCATCAGGTAATATATCTGGAGCTGCATCAAAGTACTCAGAAGCATTGGCATTGTGTCCAATGagatccaagaaagaaagagtggTTTTGTACAGTAATCGAGCTCAGTGTTATCTTCTTTTGCAACAACCTTTGTTTGCCATAAGTGATGCTACACGTGCTCTTTGTCTTCACAATCCTCTTAACCGTCATGCCAAAAGTTTATGGAGAAGAGCTCAGGCATATGACATGCTGGGTTTAGCTAAAGAGAGTTTGTTAGATGCCATTCTGTTCATAAATGAGTGCTCTCAATCAAATGACCCTGATCTGTCATTGAGGCAAAATAAGGTTCCTGACTATGCTGAACGATTAGTGAAGAAGCAGATGCGTGCAGCTTGGTTATTCAGGGAGGCAGCTATCAAACATGGGGGTGTCCATTGTGAGGGTGATGCTGGTGACATCTATGGCCGAGAGACTGATGATTCCGAGTGGGAGACAGCTAGTGAAAGTGATATTGGAAATGATGGAAGAGATGAGAtgggtgatgatgatgatgatgacagtGAATGGAAGAATGAGGACGAGAGGAAAGATAAATATGATAAACCCTCGATAAAAG CTTGCGGAGGATGA
- the LOC115994299 gene encoding uncharacterized protein LOC115994299 isoform X3 — translation MDKVSSDCPYPGCFFCVMKEGNPSKRRASILKFFRELPSQDDDGQVLPISGLWNTAMAHPNDQEFIDLGIFECMAALIWKGLKNRRWLAHDQNIYIPYYAAHIIGSYTMNMEEFADSAVHAGVIPPLVELLRGRLTWVEQRVAVRALGHLATYSSTFPALASHGEILELSIQLAMSSLEIVYSHFYQYVDRRLSYHCDLLTRGMGGVEMESRKAEEWASQLQCWSLQLINCFAFKPEFLSTICKPEFLIKLPGMWGGLVNENSPAGIGLLRTICHHKLGRGPVASCTGIIEALCNIARSSDDWQYMAIDCLLWLLQDPSTCHKVIDKAVPALVDLAEISALGDHKKLGDTIVSVLQECIQSQGNGRNSLSNRTKEQIEELLNSRQRLKWEKSMPKEDLHIKQAAALVVKLEGNSLFSSGNISGAASKYSEALALCPMRSKKERVVLYSNRAQCYLLLQQPLFAISDATRALCLHNPLNRHAKSLWRRAQAYDMLGLAKESLLDAILFINECSQSNDPDLSLRQNKVPDYAERLVKKQMRAAWLFREAAIKHGGVHCEGDAGDIYGRETDDSEWETASESDIGNDGRDEMGDDDDDDSEWKNEDERKDKYDKPSIKEP, via the exons ATGGATAAAGTATCATCTGACTGTCCGTATCCAGGTTGCTTCTTCTGTGTCATGAAGGAAGGAAATCCGAGCAAGCGCAGAGCAAGTATACTGAAATTCTTTAGAGAACTTCCTTCACAGGATGATGATGGTCAGGTTCTCCCAATCAGTGGTCTTTGGAATACTGCCATGGCACACCCAAATGACCAGGAGTTTATTGATTTGGGAATATTTGAATGCATGGCTGCACTCATATGGAAGGGCCTAAAAAATCGCCGTTGGCTTGCTCATGACCAAAACATATACATTCCATACTATGCAGCCCATATTATTGGATCCTACACCATGAACATGGAAGAATTTGCAGATAGTGCTGTTCATGCTGGAGTGATCCCTCCATTGGTTGAACTTCTGAGAGGGAGGTTAACTTGGGTTGAACAAAGAGTAGCAGTTCGAGCTTTAGGACACTTGGCTACATATTCCAGCACTTTTCCTGCTTTAGCAAGTCATGGTGAGATTCTGGAGCTTTCCATTCAGCTAGCAATGAGTTCCCTTGAAATAGTTTACTCACATTTTTACCAGTATGTTGATAGAAGGCTAAGTTATCACTGTGATCTGCTTACCCGTGGCATGGGTGGTGTTGAAATGGAGTCCAGAAAGGCAGAAGAATGGGCTAGTCAGTTACAGTGCTGGTCCCTTCAGCTCATCAATTGCTTTGCTTTTAAACCTGAATTTCTTTCTACTATATGCAAGCCTGAATTCTTAATAAAGCTACCAGGAATGTGGGGTGGACTTGTTAATGAAAATTCACCTGCTGGTATTGGTTTATTAAGAACAATCTGCCATCATAAGCTGGGCAGGGGACCTGTTGCTAGCTGTACTGGCATTATTGAAGCATTGTGCAATATTGCTCGATCATCAGATGATTGGCAATATATGGCTATTGATTGTCTTCTATGGTTGCTACAAGACCCAAGTACTTGTCATAAG GTTATCGATAAGGCGGTACCAGCACTTGTAGATCTTGCAGAGATATCAGCTCTAGGTGATCACAAGAAGCTTGGTGATACCATTGTATCTGTTCTTCAGGAATGCATCCAATCACAAGGGAATGGACGTAACTCTCTCAGCAACCGCACAAAAGAACAGATCGAGGAACTACTAAATTCTAGGCAGAGATTGAAATGGGAAAAGAGCATGCCAAAGGAGGATCTCCACATTAAACAGGCAGCAGCCCTAGTGGTCAAGCTTGAGGGAAATTCCCTCTTTTCATCAGGTAATATATCTGGAGCTGCATCAAAGTACTCAGAAGCATTGGCATTGTGTCCAATGagatccaagaaagaaagagtggTTTTGTACAGTAATCGAGCTCAGTGTTATCTTCTTTTGCAACAACCTTTGTTTGCCATAAGTGATGCTACACGTGCTCTTTGTCTTCACAATCCTCTTAACCGTCATGCCAAAAGTTTATGGAGAAGAGCTCAGGCATATGACATGCTGGGTTTAGCTAAAGAGAGTTTGTTAGATGCCATTCTGTTCATAAATGAGTGCTCTCAATCAAATGACCCTGATCTGTCATTGAGGCAAAATAAGGTTCCTGACTATGCTGAACGATTAGTGAAGAAGCAGATGCGTGCAGCTTGGTTATTCAGGGAGGCAGCTATCAAACATGGGGGTGTCCATTGTGAGGGTGATGCTGGTGACATCTATGGCCGAGAGACTGATGATTCCGAGTGGGAGACAGCTAGTGAAAGTGATATTGGAAATGATGGAAGAGATGAGAtgggtgatgatgatgatgatgacagtGAATGGAAGAATGAGGACGAGAGGAAAGATAAATATGATAAACCCTCGATAAAAG aacctTGA